ACACATCAGGTCGATAACTTTGATGCCGGTTTCCAGCAGTTCCTGAGAGCTGGACAGCTCTTCATAGGACGGCGCCGCGCGATGAATCGCCCAACGCTCTTCTTCGCCGATGTCGCCTTTCATGTCGATAGGCTGACCCAGGACGTTCATGATACGACCCAGCGTCGCTTTACCTACCGGCACTTCGATCGGGTGCTCAAGGTCTGCAACAGGCAGACCGCGACGCAGACCGTCGGAAGAGCCCATCGCGATGGTACGTACGATACCGCCGCCGAGCTGCTGCTGGACTTCCAGCACCAGACGCTCATTACCATTCGTTACCTCAAGGGCGTCGTACACTTTCGGTACAGCATCCTGAGGGAACTCGACGTCCACCACGGCGCCGATTACCTGGACAATCTTTCCAGTAGCCATCTTGAATCCTCTACGAAATAACCTGGTTAAACCGCGGCGGCCCCCGAGACGATCTCGGTGAGTTCCTGAGTAATGCTGGCCTGACGAGCTTTGTTGTACACCAACTGCAGCTCTTTAATCAGGCTGCCGCCATTATCGGTTGCGGCTTTCATCGCCACCATTCGTGCGGCCTGCTCGCTGGCCAGGTTTTCAACCACACCCTGATAAACCTGCGATTCGACATAACGACGCAGCAGGGTATCCAGCAGCGCCTTCGGATCGGGTTCGTACAGGTAATCCCAGGATTTGTGCTTCAACTCATCGTCTTCTGATGCCGGCAGCGGCAGCAGCTGAGTGATGGTCGGAGCCTGAGACATGGTGTTAATAAATTTGTTGCTGACAACGTAAAGCTTGTCCAGACGGCCTTCATCATAAGCCTGCAACATCACTTTAACCGGGCCAATCAGATCGGACAGGGAAGGGTTATCCCCCATGCCGGTGACCTGCGCCACAATGTTGCCGCCCACTGAATTGAAGAAAGAAACGCCTTTAGAGCCGATCATTGCGATATCGCACTGAACGCCTTTATCGGACCATGCTTTCATATCCGCCAGCAGTTTCTTGAACAGGTTGATGTTCAAGCCGCCGCACAGACCACGGTCAGTCGACACCACCAGGTAGCCCACGCGCTTAACGTCGCGTTCTTCCAGGTAAGGGTGTTTGTATTCCAGATTACCGGTAGCAAGGTGACCAATCACTTTGCGCATGGTATCTGCATAAGGACGGCTGGCCGCCATGCGATCCTGCGATTTACGCATTTTGGAAGCGGCGACCATCTCCATCGCTTTAGTGATCTTTTGCGTGTTCTGGACGCTTGCGATCTTACTACGTATCTCTTTTGCGCCGGCCATGAGCTTCTCCTCAATGCCTTGCGGCTTGCCTTACAGCAAGCCGCCAGACGTTACCAGGACTGGGTTGCTTTGAAGGAGTCGAGGAGGCTTTTCAGCTTGCCTTCGATCTCATCGTTATAGCCACCGGTCTGGTTGATCTCTTGCATCAGCGGAGCGTGATCACGGTCAGCGTAAGCCAGCAGAGCGGCTTCGAAGCTACCGATTTTCGCCAGTTCCACATCTTCGAGGTAACCGCGCTCCGCCGCGAACAGGACCAGGCCCTGCTGTGCAACGGACATCGGCGCGTACTGTTTCTGCTTAAGCAGTTCAGTTACTTTCTGGCCGTGGCTCAGTTGCTTACGGGTAGCTTCGTCCAGATCAGAGGCGAACTGAGAGAACGCCGCCAGTTCACGATACTGTGCCAGCGCGGTACGGATACCACCGGACAGTTTCTTGATGATCTTGGTCTGAGCAGCACCACCCACACGCGATACGGAGATACCCGGGTTAACCGCCGGACGAATACCGGAGTTAAACAGGTTGGTTTCCAGGAAGATCTGACCGTCGGTAATAGAAATTACGTTGGTCGGAACGAACGCAGAAACGTCACCCGCCTGGGTTTCGATAATCGGCAGTGCGGTCAGAGAGCCGGTTTTACCTTTCACTGCACCTTTGGTGAAGTTCTCAACGTATTCCGCGTTAACACGGGATGCGCGCTCCAGCAGACGGGAGTGGAGGTAGAACACGTCGCCCGGGAATGCTTCACGTCCCGGCGGACGACGGAGCAGCAGGGAAACCTGACGGTAAGCGACAGCCTGTTTAGACAGGTCATCGTAAACGATCAGCGCGTCTTCGCCGCGGTCACGGAAGTATTCGCCCATCGCGCAACCGGCATACGGAGCCAGGTACTGCAGCGCAGCGGATTCAGAAGCGGTCGCGACCACAACGATGGTGTTGGACAGCGCACCGTGCTCTTCCAGTTTACGAACCACGTTAGCAATGGTGGACGCTTTCTGGCCGATAGCCACGTACACGCATTTGATGCCGGAATCGCGCTGGTTGATGATGGCGTCGATAGCCATCGCGGTTTTACCGGTCTGACGGTCGCCGATGATCAGTTCACGCTGACCACGACCGATTGGGATCATGGCGTCAACGGACTTATAACCGGTCTGTACAGGCTGGTCTACGGACTGACGATCGATAACGCCCGGTGCGATAACTTCGATTGGCGAGAAGCCATCGTGTTCAACCGGACCTTTACCATCGATCGGCGCGCCGAGGGTGTTAACCACACGGCCCAGCAGGCCACGGCCAACCGGCACTTCAAGAATACGGCCAGTACATTTCACCTTCATGCCTTCGGCGAGGTCAGCGTACGGACCCATAACCACTGCACCAACGGAGTCGCGCTCCAGGTTCAGTGCGATAGCGTAACGGTTACCCGGCAGGGAAATCATCTCACCCTGCATACAATCGGCCAGGCCGTGAATGCGGATAACACCGTCGCTTACAGAAACAATAGTACCTTCGTTATGAGCTTCGCTCACAACATTGAACTGAGCAATGCGCTGCTTGATCAGTTCGCTGATTTCGGTGGAATTCAGTTGCATGCTCCAGTCCCCTTAAGACTGCAAGACGTCTGCGAGGCGCTCAAGACGGCCGCGCACGCTGCCGTCAATGACCGTATCACCCGAACGGATGATGACACCCGCCATTACAGACTTATCAATTTTGCAATTCAGCTTCACTTTGCGTGACAGACGTTTTTCCATCGCGGCGCTGATTTTCGCAAGCTGTTCATCGCTCAGTGCGCTGGCGGAAGTCACTTCGACTTCAACGGTAGCCTCAAGGGCTGCGCGTAACTGAATGAACTGCTCAAGAACATCAGGAAGTACCTTCAGACGGCCGTTTTCTGCCATCACCCGAATCAGGTTCTGGCCGTTGGCGTCTAACTGGTCACCACAGATTGCGATAAACGACTCAGCGAGCGTTTCTGGCGCCAGGGCGCCAGAGAGAAGCTCAGCCATCTGTTCGTTTTTGGCCACTTCAGCGGCAAACGCCAGCATATCCTGCCAGCGGTCGAGGCTTTGGTGTTCGACGGCAAAGTCAAAAGCTGCTTTGGCGTAGGGGCGAGCTACCGTTACAAATTCAGACATCAGCCCCTCCCTCCTTACAGTTCAGCGACCAGTTTATTCACGATGTCGCTGTTAGCAGCTTCATCCACGGAACGTTCAATGATCTTCTCGGCGCCAGCAACAGCCAGGATAGCAACCTGCTTGCGCAGCTCTTCACGGGCACGTTTACGCTCGGCTTCGATTTCGGCCTGGGCCTGCGCCACGATTTTGTTACGTTCCTGCTCTGCTTCAGCTTTCGCTTCGTCCAGGATCTGAGCACGGCGTTTGTTCGCCTGCTCAATAATCACCTGGGCTTCCGCTTTCGCTTTTTTCAGCTGGTCGGTCGCGTTGGACTGTGCAAGCTCCAGATCCTTTTTAGCGCGTTCTGCAGAAGACAGACCGTCAGCAATTTCTTTCTGACGTTTTTCGATGGCAGCCATAATTGGCGGCCATACATACTTCATACAGAACAGAACGAACAGGACAAACGCGATGGCCTGGCCGAGGATTGTTGCGTTAAGATTCACAGCACAATGCCTCTTATCTGGTTAATGTTCTGATATTGCCTGGAAATTCAGACAACTTCGTTTACTACGCGACGGCGAACATCACGTACAGACCCAGACCCACAGCGATCATCGGGATAGCATCCACCAGACCCATTACGATAAAGAACTGAGTACGCAGCAGAGGAATCAGATCAGGCTGGCGCGCAGCGCCTTCCAGGAATTTGCCCCCGAGGATGCCGATACCGATCGCAGCACCGATTGCCGCCAGACCCATCATCACAGCGGCAGCCATGTACAGCAGATCCATATTCAGGTTTTCCATGACAGTCTCCAGTTTGTTTCAGTTAAAACGCAGTAGTGTTGAGTAAAAAATCAATGCTCTTCAGATGCCATCGACAGATAGACAATCGTCAGAACCATGAAAATGAAGGCCTGCAACGTAATGATCAGGATGTGGAAAATGGCCCAGGGCACATTTAACAACCATTGTGACCACCACGGCAGAAGACCCGCAATCAGAATGAAAATCAGCTCACCGGCATACATGTTGCCGAACAGTCGCAGACCGAGAGAAACCGGTTTGGACAGCAGGCTCACACCTTCCAGAATCAGGTTGATCGGAATAAATACCGGGTGATTGAACGGCTGCAGCGTCAGCTCTTTAGTAAAGCCGCCAACGCCTTTCATTTTGATGCTGTAGAAAAGAATGAGGATAAATACACCAAGCGCCATGGAAAGGGTGATGTTCACGTCCGCAGACGGCACCACGCGCAGGGCTGGCAAGCCAAATACGTGCTCGCCGATGTACGGCAGCAGGTCGATAGGCAGCAAATCCATCAGGTTCATCAGGAATACCCAGACGAAAATCGTCAGGGCCAGCGGCGCAATGAGCTTGCTTTTGCCGTGGTACATGTCTTGTACGCTACCATGCACAAAGCCGATAACCAGCTCTACCGCGGTCTGGAATTTACCCGGTACGCCGCTGGTCGCGTGTTTGGCGACTTTACGGAACAGAACCAGGAATAACAGGCCCAGCACCACCGAGAAAAACATCGAGTCGATGTTGAGCGTCCAGAAGGTGGCCGGGGGGTTATGCGGATCCACCAGCGAGAAGGTACGCAGGTCAATCTGAAGGTTATTCAGATGGTGGCCTATGTACTCCTGCGGCGTCGAGATTTCTCCTGCAGACATGATGCCTCTTACCCTTTGTTGTTAATTACAGCTGGCGCCAGTATCTGCACAACCAGCACCGAAACCCACGTCACAATCAGCGGCAAGAAAACCGCCTTCAAACACGCCAGCGCCACCACCAGCAGGGTAAAGGTCGCAATCACCTTAAACGCTTCGCCGAAGGCGAAAGACCAGGCCACGCGGCCTTTAGCGGGTGTATGCGCCTGATGACGCCAGGCAAAATTCATAAACAGCACATTCGGCAGCCACACTGCCAGCCCTCCGCATAACGCAGAGAAGCCCCAGAAAGGGTCTTTGAAGCAAAACAACAATCCTGCCGCCAGAACCGCGATGAACTGGATGAGCAGGAGCTTGCGGGCCACTTTTTTACTCATAAGCGACGCAGACATTTTGCCACTGCTCCCTTCGAGGTATGACGCGTGTCGTATAAAACGTTCTTTGACGCTCTGAGTCAAGCCTCAAAAAGCGCTCAAATTATACGGGGCGAGCACGTGATTTCAAACTATAAGTAGCCAAAAGGTGAATAAATGTTTAAATAATTTTCAGGAGGCATTTTTTTCAAGTTTCTCTTAAATCTGAAAGCAAATGTAAAAACTGCAAATCGCGCGAAAACCTTGCGAATAAAGCGTGCACGAGATCACATTCTAAACAATTTCTGCTCAAGCTTTAGCAGATCCTTTATGAATGCGTGTTTTATAACCTTTTGAATTTAAGACGCTTTAAACCCAAAATTTTTTAAAACACCCCGAAACACGATTAAAACCTTTCATTGACATCTATGAGAAACAATTTACGCCTTATTAGCATACAGACACCTGTACATAGCGCCCTTATATTTTCATCAGTGACTATTTACCATTTGGCGCAAATGGTGCTTAGTTATCCTTAAGCTGCAAACAAGTTAATAAAAAGTGAAATAAGATGTTGTAATTACGCCCCATACCTCTTTTTCTGCTGACGCAATCCCGACACCTTATTTCTACTTTTTTTGATAAATATTAAGTTCTGTTTGCTTTAAGGATAACCAGATGGCGTTCGCCATCGAGACGCGGAACAGACAGTCTGACGATTTCTTCAACAGCAAAACCTGACGGCAGCGCGCTGATTTCATCATCCGGACGCTGGCCTTTAAGAGCATAAAAACGCCCTTCTTCTCCCGGCAGATGATGGCACCAGTTCACCATATCCGAGAGCGACGCAAATGCGCGGCTGATAACGCCATCAAACGGCGGCTCGGCAGGAAAGGCTTCTACGCGGCTTTGAACCGGCGTGATGTTGTCGAGTTTCAGCTCGTGTTGCACCTGACGCAAAAAACGCACGCGCTTGCCGAGACTGTCCAGCAGCGTGAAATGCCTGTCCGGACGCACAATCGCCAGCGGAATACCCGGCAGGCCAGGGCCTGTGCCAACATCAATAAAACGGGTGCCTTTTAAGTGCGGCTCCACCACGATGCTGTCCATGATATGGCGCACCAGCATCTCGTTCGGGTCGCGTACGGAGGTGAGGTTATAAGCCTTGTTCCACTTGTTCAGCATATCGACATAGGCCACCAGCTGCGCTTTCTGGTGTTCGGGCAGCGTAATCCCTGCGTCATCAAGCAGGCGGGTCAGTGTATTCAGCACGACGGTTTTTCCATATAAAAAGGGCCAGACAAGGCTGGCCCGAAGAGCGTTTCAACTCAGGCACTGCGGCGCAGTAGCCCCTGTTTTTTCAGCCAGACCAGCAGAATCGAGATAGCGGCTGGCGTGATCCCGGAGATACGGGACGCCTGGCCAATCGATGCCGGTTTATGATCGTTAAGCTTGGCGATCACTTCATTGGAGAGGCCATTCACCTGGCGATAATCCAGCGTCGCCGGCAGCAGCGTGTTTTCGTTGCGCTGCTGTTTTTCAATCTCATCCTGCTGACGAGCGATATAGCCTTCGTATTTCACCTGGATCTCAACCTGCTCCGCCGCCTGCGCGTCATCCAGTGCCGGCGCGAAAGCCGATAGCGTCGTCAACTGAGCATAGGTCATTTCCGGGCGACGCAGCAGATCTTCACCGCTGGCTTCACGGGAGAGCGGCGCAGTGAGCATCGTGTTGATCTCCTCCACCGAGGCGGTAGACGGCGTCACCCAGGTGCTTCTCAGGCGCTGGCGCTCGCGTTCGATATTCTCAAGCTTCTCGTTGAAGCGCGCCCAGCGCGCATCGTCGACCAGTCCCATTTCGCGACCAACTTCGGTCAGGCGTAAATCGGCGTTATCTTCGCGCAGCATCAGGCGATATTCGGCACGCGAGGTGAACATGCGGTACGGCTCTTTGGTGCCGAGCGTGCAGAGGTCATCCACCAGCACGCCAAGGTAAGCCTGAGAGCGCCCCGGCGCCCAGCCCTCTTTCTCCGCCGAGTAACGGCCCGCGTTCAGACCGGCCAGCAGCCCCTGAGCCGCGGCTTCTTCGTAACCGGTCGTGCCGTTGATCTGGCCTGCGAAGAACAGCCCGTGGATATATTTGCTTTCGAGCGTCGGCTTCAGGTCGCGCGGATCGAAGAAATCGTACTCAATCGCGTAACCCGGGCGAACAATTTTCGCGTTCTCCATCCCTTTCATGGAACGGACGATTTGCATCTGCACGTCGAACGGCAGGCTGGTGGAGATGCCGTTCGGGTAAATTTCGTTGCTGGTCAGCCCTTCCGGCTCCAGGAAAATCTGGTGCGCGTTGCGATCGGCGAAGCGCATCACTTTATCTTCGATGGAAGGGCAATAGCGCGGGCCGATCCCTTCGATAACCCCCGCGTACATCGGGCTGCGATCGAGGTTACTGCGGATCACGTCATGGGTCTTCTCATTGGTGTGCGTGACGTAGCACGGCACCTGACGCGGATGCTGATCCGCCGAGCCCATAAACGAGAAGACCGGCATTGGATTGTCGCCATGCTGCTGGTCGAGCACGCTAAAATCGATAGTGCGCGCGTCAATACGCGGCGGCGTTCCGGTTTTCAGACGGCTGACGCGCAGCGGCAGTTCCCGCAGGCGACGCGCCAGCGGTACGGAAGGCGGATCGCCCGCACGGCCGCCGCTGTAGTTATCAAGTCCGATGTGAATTTTGCCGTCGAGGAACGTGCCGACCGTCAGGACAACCGCTTTCGCGCGGAATTTCAGGCCCATCTGCGTGACGGCACCGACAACGCGATCGTTTTCCACGATCAGATCGTCAACGGCTTGCTGGAAGATCATCAGATTCGGCTGATTCTCCAGCGCGGTACGCACAGCCTGCTTGTACAGCACGCGATCTGCCTGAGCGCGGGTGGCGCGTACGGCCGGACCTTTGCTGGCGTTTAGTATCCTAAACTGGATACCCGCCTGGTCGATCGCTTTCGCCATAAGCCCGCCGAGGGCATCCACTTCCTTAACCAGATGTCCTTTACCAATACCGCCGATCGCCGGGTTGCAGGACATCTGTCCGAGCGTGTCGATATTGTGTGTCAAAAGCAGGGTCTGCTGACCCATGCGTGCAGCGGCCATTGCGGCCTCGGTACCTGCATGACCCCCGCCAATGATAATGACGTCAAAAGGATCCGGATAAAACATGTTGGTATGACCTCGCGGTTGTGCGAAAGAGGGTTAGCTAGCCCGGGGCGTGGATTCTACTCAACTTTAGCCTGGTGAGAAAGCGCCGGGATCGTTGGTATTAAAAAGAAGATCTTTTATCTAAAGGATCTGTTTTATTATGATCTCTTATTAGGATCGACATCCCTTGTGGATAACCCGGATCGCCCATTTGGGATCAAAAGGTTATCCGGGATCGCTTGCTGTGAATGATCGGTGATCCCAGACCGTATAAGCTGGGATCAGAAATGAGGGTTATACACAACTCAAAAAGCGAACAACACTTATACCTTGGATAACTACGGGTTGATCCAAGCTTTTAAGCTCTTTTATCCACAGCTGAATGGCGATCATTTCGCCGATCAGAGTAAATTTTTCCACGATCCGAGCCACACCTCAGCCGGATCTTCGGGTATATCATGATCGAGAATGTTGATCTTAAGCGGTTCGCCGACGCGTTTCGCGCCGCATTCGATTAACAGCGCGTCCAGTTTTTCAATCGCCCCGCAAAACGTGTCGTATTCGCGGCTCCCGATACCGATAGCGCCGTAGCGAACCTGGCTGAGATCCGGACGCTGTTCTGCAAGCTCATCATATAAAGGTTGCAAATTGTCCGGCAGATCGCCCGCGCCATGCGTGGACGTCACGATAAGCCAGGTGCCTTCAGGCTTAAGATCTTCAAGAAGCGGGCCATGCAGCGTTTCGGTGCTAAAACCGGCGTCTTCCAGCTTTTCAGCCAGGTGCTCCGCCACATATTCCGCGCCGCCAAGAGTGCTGCCACTGATCAGGGTAATGTCTGTCATGGATGTCCGCCTTGAGTAAACGACGCGTATTGTACGCTGTGCGGGGGCTGGGATCTACCTGTGGATAATATGGGTATTAAAAAATCCCTTTATGGGCGGATGGTACGCATGATCGGGTTTTGCAGCGAGATCAACGTCTCGGTGGACTGAATTTCATCAATTGTTTGGATCTTGTTGATAAGCACCTGCTGTAACGCGTCTATCGAACGACACATCACTTTAATAAAGATGCTGTAGTGGCCGGTGGTGTAATAGGCCTCGGTCACTTCATCCAGGCTTTCCAGCTTTTCGAGCGCGGCCGGGTAATCTTTTGCACTCTTGAGAATAATGCCGATAAAGCAGCACACATCGTAACCAAGCTGTTTCGGGCTGATATCGATACGCGCGCCAGTGATGATCCCCGCCTGCTTCATTTTTTCCACGCGTACATGAATCGTGCCGGGACTGACGCCGAACTGTTTAGCGAGTTCGGCATAGGCGGTACGCGCATTCGCCATTAATGCCTCCAGAATGCCGCGGTCCAGATTATCGATCTGATAATTTTCCATACGTTTTCCTTATGATTATTCAGTAATCGTCAGTTTCATGCCGTCTATATTATCGGATTAAAAGATGCGTGGCCTTTTTTATTGATGATTATTGAGCTGGCGGGCTTTTTTATTGCTTAATCAAAAGCAACAGAGGTACAGGAGCCCTAAAAAATGAAAACCGCCTACATCACACGCCAGCGTCAGATTAGCTTTGTGAAAGCCCATTTTTCCCGCCAGCTTGAGGAGAAACTCGGTCTGCTTGAAGTGCAGGCACCGATCTTAAGCCGCGTCGGCGACGGGACGCAGGATAACCTTTCCGGCTGTGAAAAAGCGGTGCAGGTCAATGTCAAAACGCTGCCGCAGGCGCAGTTTGAAGTGGTGCACTCGCTCGCGAAATGGAAGCGCAAAACACTGGGCCAGCATGATTTCAGCGCGGGCGAAGGGCTTTATACCCATATGAAAGCGCTGCGCCCCGATGAAGACCGACTCTCTCCGGTTCACTCGGTGTATGTGGATCAGTGGGACTGGGAGCGCGTGATGGGCGACGGCGAACGCCATCTCGGTACGCTGAAGCAGACGGTGGAGAGCATCTGGTCAGCGATTAAGGAAACGGAGCTGGCGGCGGCGGAGCGCTTCGGGCTGACGCCGTTCCTGCCGGACGCCATTCATTTTGTGCAC
This sequence is a window from Cronobacter sakazakii. Protein-coding genes within it:
- the atpG gene encoding F0F1 ATP synthase subunit gamma, which gives rise to MAGAKEIRSKIASVQNTQKITKAMEMVAASKMRKSQDRMAASRPYADTMRKVIGHLATGNLEYKHPYLEERDVKRVGYLVVSTDRGLCGGLNINLFKKLLADMKAWSDKGVQCDIAMIGSKGVSFFNSVGGNIVAQVTGMGDNPSLSDLIGPVKVMLQAYDEGRLDKLYVVSNKFINTMSQAPTITQLLPLPASEDDELKHKSWDYLYEPDPKALLDTLLRRYVESQVYQGVVENLASEQAARMVAMKAATDNGGSLIKELQLVYNKARQASITQELTEIVSGAAAV
- the atpA gene encoding F0F1 ATP synthase subunit alpha, which encodes MQLNSTEISELIKQRIAQFNVVSEAHNEGTIVSVSDGVIRIHGLADCMQGEMISLPGNRYAIALNLERDSVGAVVMGPYADLAEGMKVKCTGRILEVPVGRGLLGRVVNTLGAPIDGKGPVEHDGFSPIEVIAPGVIDRQSVDQPVQTGYKSVDAMIPIGRGQRELIIGDRQTGKTAMAIDAIINQRDSGIKCVYVAIGQKASTIANVVRKLEEHGALSNTIVVVATASESAALQYLAPYAGCAMGEYFRDRGEDALIVYDDLSKQAVAYRQVSLLLRRPPGREAFPGDVFYLHSRLLERASRVNAEYVENFTKGAVKGKTGSLTALPIIETQAGDVSAFVPTNVISITDGQIFLETNLFNSGIRPAVNPGISVSRVGGAAQTKIIKKLSGGIRTALAQYRELAAFSQFASDLDEATRKQLSHGQKVTELLKQKQYAPMSVAQQGLVLFAAERGYLEDVELAKIGSFEAALLAYADRDHAPLMQEINQTGGYNDEIEGKLKSLLDSFKATQSW
- the atpH gene encoding F0F1 ATP synthase subunit delta, with protein sequence MSEFVTVARPYAKAAFDFAVEHQSLDRWQDMLAFAAEVAKNEQMAELLSGALAPETLAESFIAICGDQLDANGQNLIRVMAENGRLKVLPDVLEQFIQLRAALEATVEVEVTSASALSDEQLAKISAAMEKRLSRKVKLNCKIDKSVMAGVIIRSGDTVIDGSVRGRLERLADVLQS
- the atpF gene encoding F0F1 ATP synthase subunit B, which produces MNLNATILGQAIAFVLFVLFCMKYVWPPIMAAIEKRQKEIADGLSSAERAKKDLELAQSNATDQLKKAKAEAQVIIEQANKRRAQILDEAKAEAEQERNKIVAQAQAEIEAERKRAREELRKQVAILAVAGAEKIIERSVDEAANSDIVNKLVAEL
- the atpE gene encoding F0F1 ATP synthase subunit C: MENLNMDLLYMAAAVMMGLAAIGAAIGIGILGGKFLEGAARQPDLIPLLRTQFFIVMGLVDAIPMIAVGLGLYVMFAVA
- the atpB gene encoding F0F1 ATP synthase subunit A; translated protein: MSAGEISTPQEYIGHHLNNLQIDLRTFSLVDPHNPPATFWTLNIDSMFFSVVLGLLFLVLFRKVAKHATSGVPGKFQTAVELVIGFVHGSVQDMYHGKSKLIAPLALTIFVWVFLMNLMDLLPIDLLPYIGEHVFGLPALRVVPSADVNITLSMALGVFILILFYSIKMKGVGGFTKELTLQPFNHPVFIPINLILEGVSLLSKPVSLGLRLFGNMYAGELIFILIAGLLPWWSQWLLNVPWAIFHILIITLQAFIFMVLTIVYLSMASEEH
- the atpI gene encoding F0F1 ATP synthase subunit I, translating into MSASLMSKKVARKLLLIQFIAVLAAGLLFCFKDPFWGFSALCGGLAVWLPNVLFMNFAWRHQAHTPAKGRVAWSFAFGEAFKVIATFTLLVVALACLKAVFLPLIVTWVSVLVVQILAPAVINNKG
- the rsmG gene encoding 16S rRNA (guanine(527)-N(7))-methyltransferase RsmG; this encodes MLNTLTRLLDDAGITLPEHQKAQLVAYVDMLNKWNKAYNLTSVRDPNEMLVRHIMDSIVVEPHLKGTRFIDVGTGPGLPGIPLAIVRPDRHFTLLDSLGKRVRFLRQVQHELKLDNITPVQSRVEAFPAEPPFDGVISRAFASLSDMVNWCHHLPGEEGRFYALKGQRPDDEISALPSGFAVEEIVRLSVPRLDGERHLVILKANRT
- the mnmG gene encoding tRNA uridine-5-carboxymethylaminomethyl(34) synthesis enzyme MnmG, translated to MFYPDPFDVIIIGGGHAGTEAAMAAARMGQQTLLLTHNIDTLGQMSCNPAIGGIGKGHLVKEVDALGGLMAKAIDQAGIQFRILNASKGPAVRATRAQADRVLYKQAVRTALENQPNLMIFQQAVDDLIVENDRVVGAVTQMGLKFRAKAVVLTVGTFLDGKIHIGLDNYSGGRAGDPPSVPLARRLRELPLRVSRLKTGTPPRIDARTIDFSVLDQQHGDNPMPVFSFMGSADQHPRQVPCYVTHTNEKTHDVIRSNLDRSPMYAGVIEGIGPRYCPSIEDKVMRFADRNAHQIFLEPEGLTSNEIYPNGISTSLPFDVQMQIVRSMKGMENAKIVRPGYAIEYDFFDPRDLKPTLESKYIHGLFFAGQINGTTGYEEAAAQGLLAGLNAGRYSAEKEGWAPGRSQAYLGVLVDDLCTLGTKEPYRMFTSRAEYRLMLREDNADLRLTEVGREMGLVDDARWARFNEKLENIERERQRLRSTWVTPSTASVEEINTMLTAPLSREASGEDLLRRPEMTYAQLTTLSAFAPALDDAQAAEQVEIQVKYEGYIARQQDEIEKQQRNENTLLPATLDYRQVNGLSNEVIAKLNDHKPASIGQASRISGITPAAISILLVWLKKQGLLRRSA
- the mioC gene encoding FMN-binding protein MioC, with the translated sequence MTDITLISGSTLGGAEYVAEHLAEKLEDAGFSTETLHGPLLEDLKPEGTWLIVTSTHGAGDLPDNLQPLYDELAEQRPDLSQVRYGAIGIGSREYDTFCGAIEKLDALLIECGAKRVGEPLKINILDHDIPEDPAEVWLGSWKNLL
- the asnC gene encoding transcriptional regulator AsnC; its protein translation is MENYQIDNLDRGILEALMANARTAYAELAKQFGVSPGTIHVRVEKMKQAGIITGARIDISPKQLGYDVCCFIGIILKSAKDYPAALEKLESLDEVTEAYYTTGHYSIFIKVMCRSIDALQQVLINKIQTIDEIQSTETLISLQNPIMRTIRP
- the asnA gene encoding aspartate--ammonia ligase translates to MKTAYITRQRQISFVKAHFSRQLEEKLGLLEVQAPILSRVGDGTQDNLSGCEKAVQVNVKTLPQAQFEVVHSLAKWKRKTLGQHDFSAGEGLYTHMKALRPDEDRLSPVHSVYVDQWDWERVMGDGERHLGTLKQTVESIWSAIKETELAAAERFGLTPFLPDAIHFVHSETLQRRFPELDAKGRERAIAKELGAVFLIGIGGKLADGKRHDVRAPDYDDWTTPTESGFAGLNGDILVWNPLLEDAFEISSMGIRVDADTLKRQLALTGDQDRLALEWHQALLNGEMPQTIGGGIGQSRLTMLLLQLPHIGQVQCGVWPEQVQSTVAELL